The Triticum aestivum cultivar Chinese Spring chromosome 3A, IWGSC CS RefSeq v2.1, whole genome shotgun sequence genome includes a region encoding these proteins:
- the LOC123061289 gene encoding probable protein phosphatase 2C 5 isoform X3, with product MALLSPRVPRLPLAAHSACAGVGSLLCCGRVAASAARCQVTASGSVAAGSSSSSELEAIRWGSAKLQGAREEMEDEVVLRPDSLLHGFSFAAVLDGHAGFSTVQFLRDELFKECAAALDGGAVLNTKNLEAITDSIRRAFATMDANLSTWLQQMDKEDDSGATATALFLRNDVLVVSHIGDSCLQVISRGGRPQSLTNFHRPYGNNKTSLEEVKRIRAAGGWIRDGRVCGDISVSRAFGDIRFKTRKNEMLVKGVKEGRWTEKFVSRIKFKGDLIISSPDVSLVELGPDAEFVLVATDGLWDYIKSTEAVAFVRDQLCQHGDVQRACEALGEKALVLLFATFISSIHCFLSTFIFSIY from the exons ATGGCGCTGCTGAGCCCGCGTGTTCCGCGGCTGCCGCTCGCCGCccactccgcctgcgccggcgtcggATCCCTCCTGTGCTGCGGCCGGGTTGCTGCCTCCGCTGCGCGATGCCAAGTGACGGCGTCGGGAAGCGTGGCGgcgggctcctcgtcgtcgtcggagcTGGAGGCCATCCGGTGGGGCAGCGCCAAGCTGCAGGGAGCTCGCGAGGAGATGGAGGACGAGGTCGTCCTCCGCCCCGACTCCCTCCTCCACGGCTTCTCCTTCGCCGCCGTCCTCGACGGCCACGCCGGTTTTTCCACCGTCCAGTTCCTGAG GGACGAGTTGTTCAAGGAATGCGCGGCCGCGTTGGACGGGGGCGCGGTGCTTAACACCAAGAATCTCGAGGCCATCACGGACTCGATCAGGCGTGCCTTTGCCACCATGGACGCCAACCTCTCCACCTG GCTTCAGCAAATGGATAAGGAAGACGACTCTGGTGCCACGGCCACGGCCTTGTTTCTGAGGAACGATGTCCTCGTTGTCTCGCACATTGGCGACTCCTGCTTG CAGGTCATATCGCGTGGTGGAAGACCTCAGTCTCTGACAAATTTTCATCGACCATACGGGAACAACAAAACATCCCTTGAAGAGGTCAAGCGGATTAGGGCAGCAGGTGGATGG ATTCGTGATGGACGCGTATGTGGAGACATTTCTGTATCTCGTGCTTTTGGAGACATAAGATTTAAAACACGGAAGAATGA GATGCTAGTAAAAGGAGTTAAAGAAGGAAGATGGACTGAAAAATTCGTTTCACG AATAAAATTTAAAGGGGATCTAATAATCTCTTCACCTGACGTATCTCTGGTGGAGCTTGGACCAGATGCGGAATTTGTTTTGGTAGCAACCGATGGCCTTTGGGATTACATTAAAAG CACTGAAGCTGTAGCTTTTGTCAGAGATCAACTATGTCAACATGGAGATGTCCAG CGGGCCTGTGAGGCGCTTGGGGAGAAAGCTCTGGTATTGTTGTTTGCCACCTTCATATCTTCCATTCATTGTTTCCTTTCCACCTTTATATTCAGCATTTATTAA
- the LOC123061289 gene encoding probable protein phosphatase 2C 5 isoform X1 — translation MALLSPRVPRLPLAAHSACAGVGSLLCCGRVAASAARCQVTASGSVAAGSSSSSELEAIRWGSAKLQGAREEMEDEVVLRPDSLLHGFSFAAVLDGHAGFSTVQFLRDELFKECAAALDGGAVLNTKNLEAITDSIRRAFATMDANLSTWLQQMDKEDDSGATATALFLRNDVLVVSHIGDSCLQVISRGGRPQSLTNFHRPYGNNKTSLEEVKRIRAAGGWIRDGRVCGDISVSRAFGDIRFKTRKNEMLVKGVKEGRWTEKFVSRIKFKGDLIISSPDVSLVELGPDAEFVLVATDGLWDYIKSTEAVAFVRDQLCQHGDVQRACEALGEKALDRRSQDNISIVIADLGRTNWQELPVPRPNVLLELSQAVATVGAVSVGIWISSLLTLQ, via the exons ATGGCGCTGCTGAGCCCGCGTGTTCCGCGGCTGCCGCTCGCCGCccactccgcctgcgccggcgtcggATCCCTCCTGTGCTGCGGCCGGGTTGCTGCCTCCGCTGCGCGATGCCAAGTGACGGCGTCGGGAAGCGTGGCGgcgggctcctcgtcgtcgtcggagcTGGAGGCCATCCGGTGGGGCAGCGCCAAGCTGCAGGGAGCTCGCGAGGAGATGGAGGACGAGGTCGTCCTCCGCCCCGACTCCCTCCTCCACGGCTTCTCCTTCGCCGCCGTCCTCGACGGCCACGCCGGTTTTTCCACCGTCCAGTTCCTGAG GGACGAGTTGTTCAAGGAATGCGCGGCCGCGTTGGACGGGGGCGCGGTGCTTAACACCAAGAATCTCGAGGCCATCACGGACTCGATCAGGCGTGCCTTTGCCACCATGGACGCCAACCTCTCCACCTG GCTTCAGCAAATGGATAAGGAAGACGACTCTGGTGCCACGGCCACGGCCTTGTTTCTGAGGAACGATGTCCTCGTTGTCTCGCACATTGGCGACTCCTGCTTG CAGGTCATATCGCGTGGTGGAAGACCTCAGTCTCTGACAAATTTTCATCGACCATACGGGAACAACAAAACATCCCTTGAAGAGGTCAAGCGGATTAGGGCAGCAGGTGGATGG ATTCGTGATGGACGCGTATGTGGAGACATTTCTGTATCTCGTGCTTTTGGAGACATAAGATTTAAAACACGGAAGAATGA GATGCTAGTAAAAGGAGTTAAAGAAGGAAGATGGACTGAAAAATTCGTTTCACG AATAAAATTTAAAGGGGATCTAATAATCTCTTCACCTGACGTATCTCTGGTGGAGCTTGGACCAGATGCGGAATTTGTTTTGGTAGCAACCGATGGCCTTTGGGATTACATTAAAAG CACTGAAGCTGTAGCTTTTGTCAGAGATCAACTATGTCAACATGGAGATGTCCAG CGGGCCTGTGAGGCGCTTGGGGAGAAAGCTCTG GATCGGCGGTCACAAGACAATATTAGCATAGTCATAGCTGACTTGGG GAGGACAAACTGGCAGGAGTTGCCCGTTCCAAGGCCAAACGTGTTGTTGGAGCTAAGTCAAGCAGTTGCGACTGTAGGGGCTGTATCAGTAGGAATTTGGATTTCATCGCTTCTCACTTTGCAATAG
- the LOC123061289 gene encoding probable protein phosphatase 2C 5 isoform X2: MALLSPRVPRLPLAAHSACAGVGSLLCCGRVAASAARCQVTASGSVAAGSSSSSELEAIRWGSAKLQGAREEMEDEVVLRPDSLLHGFSFAAVLDGHAGFSTVQFLRDELFKECAAALDGGAVLNTKNLEAITDSIRRAFATMDANLSTWLQQMDKEDDSGATATALFLRNDVLVVSHIGDSCLVISRGGRPQSLTNFHRPYGNNKTSLEEVKRIRAAGGWIRDGRVCGDISVSRAFGDIRFKTRKNEMLVKGVKEGRWTEKFVSRIKFKGDLIISSPDVSLVELGPDAEFVLVATDGLWDYIKSTEAVAFVRDQLCQHGDVQRACEALGEKALDRRSQDNISIVIADLGRTNWQELPVPRPNVLLELSQAVATVGAVSVGIWISSLLTLQ; the protein is encoded by the exons ATGGCGCTGCTGAGCCCGCGTGTTCCGCGGCTGCCGCTCGCCGCccactccgcctgcgccggcgtcggATCCCTCCTGTGCTGCGGCCGGGTTGCTGCCTCCGCTGCGCGATGCCAAGTGACGGCGTCGGGAAGCGTGGCGgcgggctcctcgtcgtcgtcggagcTGGAGGCCATCCGGTGGGGCAGCGCCAAGCTGCAGGGAGCTCGCGAGGAGATGGAGGACGAGGTCGTCCTCCGCCCCGACTCCCTCCTCCACGGCTTCTCCTTCGCCGCCGTCCTCGACGGCCACGCCGGTTTTTCCACCGTCCAGTTCCTGAG GGACGAGTTGTTCAAGGAATGCGCGGCCGCGTTGGACGGGGGCGCGGTGCTTAACACCAAGAATCTCGAGGCCATCACGGACTCGATCAGGCGTGCCTTTGCCACCATGGACGCCAACCTCTCCACCTG GCTTCAGCAAATGGATAAGGAAGACGACTCTGGTGCCACGGCCACGGCCTTGTTTCTGAGGAACGATGTCCTCGTTGTCTCGCACATTGGCGACTCCTGCTTG GTCATATCGCGTGGTGGAAGACCTCAGTCTCTGACAAATTTTCATCGACCATACGGGAACAACAAAACATCCCTTGAAGAGGTCAAGCGGATTAGGGCAGCAGGTGGATGG ATTCGTGATGGACGCGTATGTGGAGACATTTCTGTATCTCGTGCTTTTGGAGACATAAGATTTAAAACACGGAAGAATGA GATGCTAGTAAAAGGAGTTAAAGAAGGAAGATGGACTGAAAAATTCGTTTCACG AATAAAATTTAAAGGGGATCTAATAATCTCTTCACCTGACGTATCTCTGGTGGAGCTTGGACCAGATGCGGAATTTGTTTTGGTAGCAACCGATGGCCTTTGGGATTACATTAAAAG CACTGAAGCTGTAGCTTTTGTCAGAGATCAACTATGTCAACATGGAGATGTCCAG CGGGCCTGTGAGGCGCTTGGGGAGAAAGCTCTG GATCGGCGGTCACAAGACAATATTAGCATAGTCATAGCTGACTTGGG GAGGACAAACTGGCAGGAGTTGCCCGTTCCAAGGCCAAACGTGTTGTTGGAGCTAAGTCAAGCAGTTGCGACTGTAGGGGCTGTATCAGTAGGAATTTGGATTTCATCGCTTCTCACTTTGCAATAG